The proteins below are encoded in one region of Acidithiobacillus ferrooxidans ATCC 23270:
- a CDS encoding YbhB/YbcL family Raf kinase inhibitor-like protein yields the protein MQIYSSAFASGGIIPRQYTCEGEDLSPPLRWEDIPAGTRSLVLIVEDPDAPDPAAPQRIWVHWILYDIPPHVRELSAGVRSLPAGVREGINDWLRRGYGGPCPPIGRHRYFFRLYALDTTLPVLPSPDKDNLQAAMHGHVLAEATLMGRYAKGDR from the coding sequence ATGCAGATCTACTCCAGTGCCTTTGCCAGCGGTGGCATTATTCCGCGCCAGTACACCTGCGAGGGGGAAGACCTTTCGCCCCCCCTGCGCTGGGAGGATATCCCCGCCGGGACTCGAAGTCTGGTCCTTATTGTGGAAGACCCAGATGCTCCAGACCCTGCAGCTCCCCAGCGTATCTGGGTACACTGGATACTGTATGACATCCCGCCCCATGTTCGGGAACTCTCTGCAGGGGTGCGAAGCCTTCCGGCCGGCGTTCGGGAAGGCATCAATGACTGGCTACGCAGAGGGTACGGAGGCCCTTGCCCGCCCATCGGTAGACATCGGTACTTTTTCCGGCTCTATGCCCTGGATACGACCCTGCCCGTGTTGCCAAGTCCCGACAAGGATAACCTCCAGGCGGCCATGCACGGACATGTGCTGGCCGAAGCCACGCTCATGGGACGCTATGCCAAGGGCGATCGTTAA
- a CDS encoding DUF2202 domain-containing protein, producing MNSREELSTKSRTCPTCGADLPGFNNVGNSLPNNQNIRGGQGNRGCGVGGGGGRGAGGGGRGMGGGGRGLGGGAWQSAFPAQVGSDFVYLDRTAHRKEHLAQIRSTVAAHRPGELSAEERDDLLLMREEEKIARDVYLRLYDRWGIRPFDNISGAEQAHMDAILALLKHYGLSDPAQGLEVGRFRRDDLQDLYDRLVQQGLQSRENAIRVGLLIEELDIADLQNAAHRTVKPEILAVYAELERGSRNHLRAFYRWKQGLGIDYQPTHLPSDDFERIAHSAQEDCQ from the coding sequence ATGAACAGCAGAGAAGAATTGAGTACCAAGAGCCGGACCTGTCCCACCTGCGGGGCGGATCTGCCCGGATTTAACAACGTCGGCAACAGTCTGCCCAATAACCAGAACATCCGCGGTGGCCAAGGCAACCGCGGATGCGGCGTCGGCGGAGGTGGTGGGCGCGGGGCAGGCGGCGGGGGCCGTGGCATGGGCGGCGGCGGCAGAGGCTTGGGCGGTGGCGCTTGGCAGAGCGCGTTTCCCGCTCAGGTCGGCAGCGACTTCGTCTATCTCGACCGCACTGCGCACCGCAAGGAGCACCTCGCGCAGATCCGCTCCACCGTTGCAGCGCATCGTCCGGGCGAGCTGAGCGCTGAAGAGCGCGACGACTTGTTGCTGATGCGCGAGGAAGAAAAAATTGCCCGCGATGTCTATCTACGTCTTTATGACCGCTGGGGAATTCGCCCTTTTGACAATATCAGCGGGGCTGAGCAAGCACATATGGACGCCATCCTGGCCTTGCTGAAACATTACGGCCTTTCCGACCCGGCGCAGGGATTGGAAGTTGGTCGGTTCCGCCGCGATGACCTGCAGGATTTGTACGACCGCCTCGTGCAGCAAGGGCTGCAGAGTCGGGAAAATGCGATCCGTGTTGGCCTGCTGATTGAGGAACTGGACATCGCTGATCTGCAGAATGCGGCGCATCGCACCGTCAAACCGGAGATCCTCGCGGTCTATGCCGAACTCGAACGCGGGTCACGCAACCATTTGCGTGCATTTTATCGCTGGAAGCAGGGCCTCGGAATCGACTACCAACCGACGCATCTTCCCTCCGACGACTTTGAGCGCATCGCCCACTCGGCGCAAGAAGACTGTCAGTAA
- a CDS encoding YfhL family 4Fe-4S dicluster ferredoxin, with protein sequence MALFITDECIDCAICVAECPNNAIFSGAKHCEIDPDRCTKCEGFFAKPQCQEVCPVDCILPIPPSSPWRPD encoded by the coding sequence ATGGCCTTGTTCATTACCGACGAATGCATCGACTGCGCCATCTGCGTGGCGGAATGCCCCAACAATGCCATCTTTTCCGGCGCGAAGCATTGCGAGATCGACCCGGACCGATGCACCAAATGCGAGGGATTTTTCGCCAAGCCCCAATGTCAGGAGGTCTGCCCGGTGGATTGCATCCTGCCCATTCCACCCAGTTCTCCATGGAGACCAGATTGA
- a CDS encoding Fur family transcriptional regulator, translating into MNNNDWNKQRVLEVLRDAGVNPTSQRVEIGYALFSSCAHLSAEEIMQRVNADYPVVSKATVYNTLGLFAGHALVREVIVEPGKVFYDPNVSPHHHFYYVDSGDLVDIPASSLQIGTLPDLPPETEVEKVEVVIRLRQRATH; encoded by the coding sequence ATGAACAACAATGACTGGAACAAACAACGTGTGCTGGAAGTGCTCCGTGACGCCGGAGTCAATCCGACAAGCCAGCGTGTGGAGATTGGTTACGCGTTGTTCTCCTCTTGCGCGCACCTGTCCGCCGAAGAGATCATGCAACGCGTCAATGCGGATTATCCCGTAGTATCCAAGGCGACGGTTTACAACACCTTGGGCCTCTTCGCCGGACATGCACTGGTGCGGGAAGTGATTGTGGAGCCGGGTAAGGTATTCTATGACCCCAACGTGTCTCCTCACCATCATTTCTACTATGTAGATTCGGGAGATCTGGTGGATATTCCGGCGTCCTCCCTGCAAATCGGCACACTCCCTGACCTGCCGCCGGAGACAGAAGTGGAGAAAGTCGAGGTGGTGATACGGCTTCGGCAGCGCGCGACGCACTAA
- a CDS encoding NAD(P)/FAD-dependent oxidoreductase, which yields MPTEISAHTDVLLIGAGAIGLLSAIKLAEAGLRVTVLDQGHIGQEASWAGGGILSPLYPWRYPPALLSLALYSMQRYCSLTSRLAKQTGIDPEWIPSGLLILEGEHEKIPNDVLAWGARWGLDWRLGPAEKTQTLWCPEVAQVRNPRLLAAMSARCRQLGVVLHENTAVTRFRRRGERLEGVETTAGFMPIERIVVTAGAWSEKILAETGSHLDIIPVRGQILLFQGKPGVLDTILMHDNHYLVPRRDGLVLAGSTSEYVGFDKSTTNKAREELLSFTIKMLPDLAQAPVLRQWSGLRPGSQDSIPYIGPIPEWEGLFVAAGHFRYGLTNAPATADILVSLLTGIPLPLDIAPYAVLTPRSAH from the coding sequence ATGCCGACTGAAATCTCTGCGCATACGGATGTTCTGCTCATTGGCGCTGGCGCAATTGGCTTACTCAGTGCGATCAAGCTTGCGGAGGCCGGTCTGCGGGTTACGGTGCTCGATCAAGGTCATATTGGTCAGGAGGCATCATGGGCTGGTGGGGGCATCCTGAGCCCGCTGTATCCGTGGCGCTACCCACCTGCCCTATTGAGTCTCGCGCTGTATAGTATGCAGCGCTATTGCTCCCTGACTTCCAGATTGGCAAAGCAAACTGGCATCGATCCTGAATGGATACCCTCCGGTTTGCTTATTCTGGAGGGCGAACACGAGAAAATCCCAAATGATGTGTTGGCTTGGGGGGCGAGGTGGGGGCTGGATTGGCGCCTGGGGCCTGCAGAAAAAACGCAAACACTCTGGTGTCCGGAGGTCGCCCAGGTACGGAACCCCCGCCTGCTGGCGGCGATGTCCGCACGTTGCCGTCAACTGGGCGTCGTATTGCATGAAAATACCGCGGTCACCCGTTTCCGTAGACGGGGGGAACGACTGGAGGGCGTAGAAACCACCGCCGGATTTATGCCGATAGAACGGATCGTCGTGACGGCCGGTGCCTGGAGCGAAAAAATCCTTGCGGAAACGGGTAGTCATCTGGATATCATTCCGGTGCGCGGGCAAATCCTCCTGTTTCAGGGAAAACCCGGAGTCCTCGATACGATATTGATGCACGATAATCATTATTTGGTGCCGCGGCGGGACGGACTGGTTCTGGCTGGCAGCACGAGCGAATATGTCGGTTTTGATAAGTCGACTACAAACAAGGCACGAGAAGAACTTTTGAGCTTTACTATCAAGATGCTTCCTGATCTGGCGCAGGCTCCGGTCCTCAGGCAGTGGTCCGGATTGCGGCCGGGAAGCCAGGATAGCATCCCGTACATCGGCCCCATTCCCGAATGGGAGGGGCTCTTTGTCGCTGCTGGCCATTTTCGCTATGGACTCACCAACGCGCCCGCGACCGCCGATATCCTGGTCTCCCTGTTGACGGGGATACCGCTGCCGTTGGATATTGCCCCCTATGCAGTCCTGACACCGAGGTCAGCACATTAA